The DNA region TGATATGCGAGTAGCACGATGGCACAAGTTTCATCATCTCCACAAATGTCCTTGTCGCCTTTGCCTTGATGAAGTCAGGTGCTCTGCTGAACATATTCAGAATCTCGCGGTCACCTTCGATCTTCCGCGACAATGTCATCACTTGCATACAAAGACGCTCGAGTTCATATCGGTCGTCGCGAAGCGTCCGAGCCAGTTCCTGTTTGCGTTCAACGGCTACAATCTGCGTCGTATCAATCAACGCCATTCGTTGTGCACTGCGAAATGCACGGCACATACGCGGCAGATGCGCGTCGAGAATATTCGAAGTGACATCTAAGCGTGGTGCGCCGTACAATACCAGCCATGTAGGTGACACTTTGCCAAGGAGTACATCTTCCATGACGATGGCATCACCAACGAGGTCTTTGCAGAATGTCGAGTTCTTGTCGGCATTGATATGAACTGCAATCCCGACCTCGTGCCAAGCGTGAACATCAAGATCCTGCTTGACCAGCGTTATCGGCGTATGCCACTTCTGGGCATGGAAGTCACACAGCGTTCGAATCTGTGGTTCAATCATAAGCGTTCCTCCGGAGGAAAGAGAGGGCCATGACCACTTGGATCACAGCCCTCTCTGAAACTTGAGACTACGTAGGACAGGTAGTCTGAAGCTTGCTCCTATGCGCCCCCTTTTACTTGTGGCACGAGGGTCAAAACCGCGTTGTCGACAAGCACATCTGTGTCGAAACACGGACTGCCGTTCAAGTGTCGGGTGTAGCTGGAATCTTTCGGGAACCCGGCTTCCGCGATGGCCTGTTCGACGGTCGTGCCGTCACTGACGTTGATTTCTTTTGCCGAACGGCCGAGGCAGAGGACTTTGACTTTCATGGGAAACTCCTGAGCAGGTTGAAATGAAAAGAGCCCTGCACAATGCAGAGCTCTTGCTTCTGTAAATTCTTATGCCAGAATCAAGGCATAAGAATACAAGATGGTCGTGAGATAGCTAGAATTCCCAAACTTGTCGACACCACAAGATGTAGTGTCTGTCTCGAATCTGTCTCTGTCGCTTTGTAACCTACTGTTTCGAGAGGCGCGACTCCTGATTGCCAATCTATTGGCAAATCCGAGAAGTCTCGAAGCCGGGTCGAAACGAGTCCCTAGCAAAACACTGGAAGAGCTTCAACTTACGACTTGCATCAACACCTTTAGACAACAGTGCATATTGTGCTGTTCGTTCTTAATGCCTACAGTCTGAAACCTGCGTTCGCATGACTTATAGACCAGCCAAGTTATTGACTCGTCGGGTACCCGTACAGAGGACCGAATTCCGTCGAGAAAGGATAGAAAGCTTGTTTCGATCCAAATTGTTAAATTCTTTCACCGTTTGACGTTGTCTTTGTCATAAGCAATTGTTTATTCATGTCTTATATCTTGGTCCAAAGATTGCTTTAATCGTCATCTAGTATGCTCAACGCTATGTCATCACTACACTCAACATTGAACCGACTAGCCTTTTTGGCCCGCGCGGTCCCCTTGTCGATTCTAATTGTGCTTTGTGCAATTAGCTCATCTGCACAAGGGTTTGAGAGCGACAGCTTGCTTGCGAGTTATGTCGCTGAATCTTGGAAGTCCCATCCCAACATCGAACGCATGCAGGCAATGATTGCTGTGGAAAGAAGTCGTGCTACCATGAACAACTCGTGGATGAATCCGGAATTGCGCGCCGGACTAATGAATGTTCCGGAGAGTTTTGATGTGCATTCGGATCCGATGACTATGTTTCAGATTGGTGCCATGCAGCAGATTCCTTTCCCCGGGAAACTAAATGCGGCAAGACAAGCAGGTGAAGCTCGGGTCCGTGCCGCAACCTCCATTCTTGATCAAGAAAGATTTCGAATGGCTGCGATGGTGGCGATGGCTTATTACGATTTAGCGGCAGCTCTTGAAACACGCCAAATGCTTGAACAAGGACTTGTATTAACAAAACAGGCTGTTGACGCTGCAGCATCGTTGCTTTCCACAGGGAAGGGATCACGGACAGAAGTGTTGCGAGCAGGTCTTGAACAAGAGGAGTGGGATCTTAAATTGCTAGCGAACGCATCAGAGATTGACCAAAAACGCGCAGAGCTGGCCTACTCCATTGGAAGGACTAATGACAATGCACTGGTTAACCCTATTCTACCGAATGCTCTGCCACCTTTGATAGACCTTGACGCAGGACTTGCGTTGGTTGAAAATGCATCAACTCCGCAAGTCAAAATCGCGCAGGCGCAGTTACGAGCTACCGAATTTGAACTTCGAAGAGCCAAGCTTGATTATTGGCCGGACGTCAAGTTGGGGCTTGCTTATGGTATAAGAGGAGCATTGAAGGGTGCGGGGACAGATCCCCATACAGGCGAACCGATTTCTCAGTCACTCAAACAAGATAACATGGTCACTATAGAAGTGTCCGCTTCTATTCCGCTGTTATCCCGAGGTAATCAGCAAGCAAAGATAAGCGAAGCTCGCGCTATGAGCCGCAGTCAACAAAGCGAACAAAAAGAGTCGATGCTCAACCAGCAGCAGGAATTACGAATCGTTCACTCGGAATTTGCGAAAACGATTAATCAATACGAGGTAAATCGCCAAGTTGTCGAACAATCAGAGGCTGCCTGGCGCTCAGCGCTTGTGGACTATCAGGCGGGAGTGTATCCCTACATGGGACTTTCAGACGCACGTACGGTCTTAGTCATGGCACAAATAGAATCAGTCATGTATCGCGCGAAGGCATGGGCCACGTACCGTCAATGGCAGAGCTTGCTTGGAAATTACTCTGTTGACGCAACGGAACAATAAGAAGGCGACATGAGAACAACAACTGCAAAATGGCTTCCTTGGTTAACTCTGTTTATCATCGCGAGTATGGGACTTACTGGTTGGCTATTGTGGGGCAACCGCGCTCAAACCGGGACAGAGACAACACGATCATCGACTGCCGAAATTTACACTTGTCCCATGGATCCCGAGGTTCAGCAGGATCAGCCCGGGAAGTGTCCGATATGCGGGATGAATCTCGTTCTTAAGAAAGCTGATTCGGCTCAACCAAAGAGTGATAAGTCGGAGAGCGCTGAGAACGAAACTAAATCTGAAAGCACAGACAAATATCAGTGTCCGATGCACCCTGCCATCGTACAGGATCACCCGGGTGATTGCCCAATCTGCGGAATGAAACTTGTTAGGATGAAGGGATCGGCATCTGACCAATCGAAGCCAAGTTCGTCATCGTCACACAAAGTGGCATTCTATCGTTCACCAATGAATCCAAATCAGACTTCGCCTGTCCCACGCAAAGATGAGATGGGCATGGATTATTTGCCTGTATACGAGGAGGATTCAAGCGGCGACTCAGATGTTAATGGCCGAGCGGCGGTAGAAATCGATCCTAAACGACAGCAGTTAATCGGACTGCGAATCGCTAAGGCCGAGAAAGCAGGCATTTCTGGAGGCTGGCGAACTGTCGGGCGCGTCGAAATTGACCCAACAAGAGTCAGCCGCATCAACGTCAAAGTTGCAGGATTCGTTGAGCACGTGTTTGTAGATTTCGTCGGTCGTGCCGTGAAGCGGGGAGAACCATTGTTCACACTTTATAGTCCTGATTTGCTTGCTGCGCAACAAGAGTATCTCCTTTCATTAGAGAATCGCGAGAACAACACGAATGAAGGTCAGGCTTCGACGTACGACGCGGTTGTGCTTGCAGTTCGAAACAAACTCAAGAATTGGGACGTACCCGAGTCCGCCATCGTTCGCATGGAGGAGACTCGGGAAACAACTAAGGCGCTGACTTTTACCTCTCCAGTTAGTGGAGTTGTAACTTTGAAAGATGTAGTCGAGGGAGCAACGCTTGAGTCTGGTGCTGTTCCGTACGAAGTAACTGATTTGAACGTAGTTTGGGTAATGGCAGATGCCTACCAGCCTGACCTCGCACACGTACATGTGGGAACACGAGCATCCATGTCATTTGAAGCACTACCTGATCGTGTGATTATTGGCACAGTGGCATTTATTGATCCGATTCTTGACGTGCAAAGCAGAACAGCCAAAGTAAGGCTTGAAGTAGAAAATGAAAATCGTGACTTAAAACCCGGCATGTTTGGTGAAGTGCTTTTCAAAGGGGAAAGTCGCGAGTCATTGACTATTCCGTCCGATGCGTTGATTCCGACTGGAAGTGGATTCTATGTCTTTGTCGCATTAGGCGAAGGTCAGTTTGAGCCGCGCGCTGTAATGCTTGGAGATAAATCTGGAGAGAGAGTTGAGATTATAGAGGGTCTAAGCGAAGGAGAATCAGTTGTAACGCGTGCTAATTTCCTGGTGGACTCGGAATCATCTTTGCGTGCAGCGCTGTCAGCGGTGGAAGGCAATTAACGATGCAGGAAAACTTAACAGTTCTCCAACGCATCATCCGCTTCTCTGCTGAGAATCGCTGGCTTGTCATTGCGGCAACGCTTGTGGCAATCGTGATTGCTGCGTGGACCATGCAGCACATCCCATTGGACGCGTTGCCCGACTTGTCTGATACACAGGTCATCGTTTACTCACGTTGGGACCGCAGTCCGGATATCATTGAGGATCAGGTCACATATCCGATCGTCAGTTCGCTGCTCGGCGCGCCAAAAGTAAAGGCCATCCGAGGTTTTTCGGATTTCGGATACAGCTTCATCTATGTCATTTTCGAAGATGGAACAGACATTTACTGGGCGCGAACACGCGTGCTGGAGTACCTTTCCAAGATTACTGCGCAGCTGCCAACCGGTGTAAAAACGGAGTTAGGGCCGGATGCAACAAGCCTTGGGTGGGTCTTTCAATATGCACTCGTTGATCGCTCGGGCAAGAACACAAGCGACGAGTTACGCAGCTATCAAGACTGGTATCTAAGGTATGCCATTTCGTCTGTGCCCGGCGTTGCAGAAGTTGCCGCAGTTGGCGGTCAGGTCAGGCAGTATCAGATTACCGTTGATCCCAATGCCTTGGCCGCTTACAATCTACCGTTAGAGGCAGTGATCCAGGCAGTTCGTAAGGGAAATAATGACGTCGGTGGAAGGCTTGTCGAAATCTCTGGCCGTGAATATATGGTTCGTGGCCGTGGGTATGTGGAGTCCATCGCGGATCTGGAACAGCTCGTTCTCCTGTCTCAGGGAGGGACGCCGGTTACAGTCAAAGATGTCGCAACAGTTGCACTTGGTCCGGAGTTGCGGCGGGGTATTACTGACTATAATGGTGAAGGCGACGTTGTCGGAGGAATTGTCGTCATGCGGCAGGGCGAAAATGCGTTAAATGTCATTGAACGAATCAAAGCAAGGATTGAAGAGCTAAGGCCTTCTTTGCCCGAAGGGGTCGAAATCGTCACGACGTATGACCGATCTGAATTAATCGGGCGAGCAATTGATACAGTCGAAGGCAAATTGATAGAAGAACTCATCATTGTTTCTATTATCATCCTGATCTTTCTATGGCATGTTCCATCTGCTGCCATACCGATTGTCACGATTCCAATAAGCGTGGTACTGGCGTTCATACCCATGTACATGATGGGTTTGACCGCAAACATCATGTCCCTTGCCGGAATCGCGATTTCGGTTGGTGTTTTGGTGGACGGAGCGATTGTCGAAGTCGAGAACGCATACAACAAGATTTACCATTGGCAAGCCGGAGGTATGAAGGGAGACTTCCACAAGGTTCGACTAGATGCATTGATGGAAGTTGGGCCGACAGTATTTTTCTCGCTGCTGGTAATTGCGGTCGCGTTCATTCCGGTGTTTACGTTAGTAGATCAGGAAGGCCGGTTGTTCAAGCCACTCGCCTTTTCAAAGAACATTGCGATGGCGATTGCTGCGGTGCTTGCCATCACACTTGATCCGGCGCTGCGAATGATGTTTGCACGGATCGACCCATTCAAGTTTCGACCCAAATTTCTGGCCTGGACTGCGACTAAGTTTGCGGTTGGGACTTACTACTCAGAGGAAAAGCACCCCATAAGCAGGTTCCTACATAGAATTTATGAGCCGCCCTGTCGCTTCGTCTTGCGCCATCCTAAGGCAACCATATTCGCAAGTCTTCTGTTAGTCGCGTTGACCATCCCAGTTTATCTGCAGCTTGGTCATGAGTTCATGCCGCCCTTGCGTGAAGGGAGCTTGCTCTACATGCCTTCAGCAGTTCAACCCGGAATGTCTGTTGCCGAAGCGCAGAAGGCATTGCAGGTGCAAGACAAGCTTCTGATGACATTCCCCGAAGTAGATCGCGTCTTTGGCAAAGCCGGTCGTGCTGAGACGTCCACCGATCCGGCTCCATTCACGATGATGGAAACAACCATCCTGTTGAAGCCCGAATCTGAATGGCGGGAGAAACCTCGTTGGTATTCAAGTTGGTCGCCTGAATGGTTGAAGGCAATACTTAGAACTGCATGGCGCGACAGGATTACAGAGGCCGAACTTGTCAGCGAGATGGACGAGCGGCTTCAGTTGCCCGGGATTAGCAATGCATGGACAATGCCGATCAAGGCTCGTCTTGACATGTTATCGACCGGAATACGAACACCTGTTGGCATAAAGATATCTGGAAGCGATCTTGCTGTTGTGCAGCAAATCGCTGTAGAGATGGAATCGGCGTTACAGGGAGTTCCGGATACTCGAAGTGTGTATGCTGAACGTGTTGCAGGTGGCTACTTCCTTGACTTTGATTTGCGCCGTGACCAGCTTGCCCGATACGGGTTAACTGTTGATGACGCAAATATGATGGTGATGACGGCTGTAGGCGGAGACAATCAGACGACGACCGTCGAAGGTCGGGCGCGATACGGCGTCAATGTGCGTTATGCCCGAATCTTTCGCGACAATCTTGATGCACTCCAGCGTGTGCTCATTTCCTTGCCGAATAATCAGGGACAGATTCCTATGTCTGAAATCGCAGACATTAAGCTAGTTGAGGGACCGGCAATGATCCGTGATGAGAACGGATTACTTGCAGGTTACGTCTATGTAGATTTCGATCCTTCAAAGGTTGATGTAGGTGGATATGTGGAGCATGCCAAGCAAGCTGTATCAGCTTCAGTAAAGATCCCAACGGGCTATTCAGTGGTTTGGAGCGGGCAGTACGAGAACATGTTGCGCGTCAAAGAACGGCTCAAGCTCATAATTCCACTAACACTTATTTTGATCTTTGGGCTCTTGTACATGAACACGAAGTCGAGCTTCAAGTCGTTCATGGTCATGCTGGCAGTTCCCTTTTCTGCCATCGGTGCCGTTTGGTTAATGTATTTCCTCGATTACAATGTCTCTATCGCGGCATGGGTTGGCATGATCGCTTTGCTTGGGCTTGATGCTGAGACGGGCGTATTTATGTTGCTATTTCTCGACCTTTCGCACAATGAAGCAAGGGTCCGAGGACAATTGCGAACTACGGGGGACTTAGTTGAAGCTATCGTACATGGAGCCGTCAAGCGGGTTCGTCCGAAAGCCATGACCGTGTGCGCCGCTTTCATTGGACTACTTCCCATCATGTGGTCCACGGGTGCAGGCTCAGACCTGATGAAACGCGTAGCTGCACCAATGGTGGGAGGATTGGTTACCTCCTTTGCCTTAGAACTTTTGGTCTATCCGGCAATCTACTATCTGTGGAAACGCAAAACTGTTGTCCCCGGGCCGGAATCATCTGCCGACAACGGCGAGAATACGGCGGCAACACTTGTTCCTTGCTGAGAATTGCCTACTAACGACTAATTCACTTCGTCACGCAACGACACATACTTCAAAGGATTTCCTGATGTCAAAGCTATTTTACATTCTTCTGTTCCCGGTTATTCTTGCAGTGGCTATTCTAACGGGCTGCAAAAGCGATAGCGGTGACGATACTCAGACCATAGACGATCAAGTGCTTGTGACAGTTACCCCGGCAGATAATGCTGTAAATGCTCCGACCCAGTCCACCATTACGGTGACGTTTGATCATGCGATGATGGTCATGGACCATATGGACGAGATGTTTATGCTGCACCAAGGATGGGGAATTGGCACGGCACCGGTTGCAGTAACATACTCATGGAACAACGACAACACCATCCTGACCATGCAGCCCACTGCAGCACTGCAAGAGAACATGACCTACACCGTTCACCTTATGGGTATGATGATGGGTATGGACGGGATGATGTATCACATGATGATGGACACGATGGGAATGGGTGGCATGGGGAATGGCATGATGATGGGTGGAATGGGTGATGATGAAATTCGGACGGCGTTTTCAACCGGTCCGGCAATCGTCCACCAAATCACGCTTGACATTTCGCAAGACGTAGTCTTTGTCGCAGACGGAGGATCAGGTGATATTGCTGTAATTAACCCCGAGACAAACACGTTGATTGGAATTCAGCCCATTGATTCGGTTGGCTATTTACACCATATCTATCTTTCGGCAGATAACACGAAGCTGATTGTATCAGACCCCAACGAAGATTTGAGCACAGGACATGAAGAGAGTGGAGGAAATGGCGGTCACGGAGGCCACGGTGGGGGAAATGAAACCATGATGTCCAGGATAATTCTGCTGGATTCACGAACGTTGCTTGAAACAAACAGGATTACCTTTGAGGGTATGACTCACAATGCACGATGACTCCCGACGGTGAGTTCATCATCGCAGCAAATTCGATGCACAATATGGTGCACAAATATTCCGCCACAACGCTTACTGAAGTGGGTAGCTACATGGTTGGCACATCGCCCCTGGAAGTTACGCTCACCCCGGATGGCGAACACGCCTTGACCGCGAACAACGGATCAGGGACAGTTTCTAAGGTGCACTTCGAGGAGTCCGCCACAGTTCAGCACGTCAATGTAGGTAGTGGCCCAGTGGGTGCCTGGATCACGCCGGACGGCACCCAGGCATGGGTGACAAACGAAGTGTCCAAGACTATTTCAGTTATTGCTATTGAATCATTTGCTGTCGATACAACCTTGGCACTCGGTTACACGCCTGGTCAGGCGATCCATAGTCCTACGCGCACTGAAGTGTACGTCGCCGATGAAGACAACGGTTCCGTGCATGTCTTTGATCTCCAGACGCGCACATGGGTTGCAGATATTGTCACTGGAAGCCGTGCGCACGGAATCTCGTTCAAGCCAGACGGCAGCCGGGCCTATGTCACGAATGAAATGGACAGATCTGTATCGGTAATTGACTGCGAGTCAAAAACGGTCATAGCAACTATTCGTGTGGGCGTTTCTCCGAATGGGATTATTTACCGCCCGGCCTTGTAGTTGTGCGAAACTGGATATTCTATCACTGGTCTTTGGTTTCAGAAACACAGAAAGAGAAACGACAATGGGAACTACGATGGTATTCATAATGGCTGCTATGATGGCGACAATGGCTGTTGGCGGAATTATTGGACTTGGCCAGGGAGACCGTCACGGTGTACAAAGTCAGACAAACGTCGTCAGTTGCTGCGCGACAACAAGTGATGGTCACTCAGAGGGACACGAACAGGGAGAAGCGCTTCTTGCTTCTGCCGACCCAGTGAACACGAAATCTGCCCATTCCGACGCGCCAGCTGAAGAAAAACTCGCCTATCCGATAGACAACTGTATTGTGTCAGGCGAGAAGCTTGGTGAAATGGGCGAACCGGTGACGAAAGTGTACGAGGGACGCGAAGTCAAGTTTTGCTGCAATATGTGCCCTGAAAAGTTTGAGAAGGATCAGGCGAACTTCATGAAGAAGCTTGATGACGCGATCATTGCCAAGCAGAAGCCCGGCTACCCGCTTGAGACTTGTATTGTAAGCGGTGAAGCCTTTGGGGGAGAAATGGGAGATCCTGTTGACTTCGTGTATGACAACCAGTACTTCAAGCTATGTTGCAAAGGCTGCATCAAGAATATCAAGAAGGAGCCTGCAAAGTACTTGGAGAAACTTAGCGCCGCCTATGAATCTAAACGAGGTATGGTGCCCGAAGAATCAAATCAAGTGAAGACTGAACATCAGAACGGACATGAAGGCCACCACTAAGTTCCATCGACTTGGATTTGCTCTGATTGTGATAGCGGGGCTCGCCGGAGCCCCGCTTGCTCTTTCGAAGCTTCCTGTAGCCGTACAGGTTCGCAACGAATTTTGTCCCGTGTTGCCCGACGAGAAGGTAGATTCGACAATCTACACGAATTATAAAGGACAGCGGGTATATTTCTGTTGCACGCGTTGTCGCCGTGACTTCCTTCGAAGTCCGGGTCTTTATCTGGCAAACCTCTCGCAATTTCATTCGGCTAATTCTACAATCCCGGACTCTGAAGGACACCAGGACAGCGCTGCGTATTCCATGGGGGAGAGTTCTGATCTGGAACCCAAACACCACGGAGATGAGCACACCTCGACGCATGAAGAAATACATGAACATGCAACAGATCATGTCCAGGAAAGCGATGCCAAACTGAATTGGGTCAATTTCGCGGGGAAGTTTCATCCACTGGTGGTTCATTTCCCAATCGCGCTTCTCATTACTGCGGCGCTTGCTGAATTGTCATCGTGGGCGTCCAGCAAAAAGAGATTGCAAGCTTTTAGCCGACATTTCATCTACTTCACAGCAGCGTGCTCGGTGGTAGCGGCCACACTGGGCTGGGCAGCCGCGTGGAATGCACACTACCCTATCGACCTTATGCAATACTTGACTTTTCATCGCTGGGTCGGGACGTCAGTTGCTGGGCTATCCATGGTTGCGGCCTATTTCGCTTGGGCGGCAGAGCGATCTTCAACATCAGTATGGTTTAAATGGGCATTACGCGGAGTGCTATTGCTTGCTGCTATAGGTGCAGGGCTCGCGGGGCATCTTGGATCTATAATAGTCTTGGGTCCCGACCACTTCGCATTCTAAGCGGAAATGTCTGCGCGTAATGATGCAGTTGCAGGCACATATTGTGGTGCATTGTGACTTTACCCTTAACTATTGCTTTTGTATATTCACACCATGGCTGTTTTTGGCAAAATAGGCAAGCGGCTACTTAGCTGGTTCGTGCTTGTAGCTTTAATCCCTTTGCTCTTTATGGGTTATCAGGGCTACTATTTCGCGCGCCTTGCTGTCAAGAAAGAGGCCTATCTTCATATTCAGGCAATATCCCAACAGAAGAAAAGTCAGATAGAACAATGGTTTGCCGAGCGGAGGGCAGACACTGAAGTCCTATCCGCAAACCCTTCAATAGTGGAGGCATGTCAGCTAGGGGCCATATCTGCGGACAACCGACGGAGCCTTGAGAGGCTCCTAGATTCCTATAAAGCACAATCACAGGCCTACGAGTTCATTTGTGTTTACTCAATATCCGGAACAATGCTGGCATGCACAAAGCACACAGATGAAACTCTGGCCGAAATGCATGACTTTGTCCTTGAGGCAATGAATTCAAGCCAGCCCTTGACAAGTCCGATTCATCTGCACAACGAATTCGGGTTGACGATTCATCTTAGCGGCCGCGTTACTAATGAGTTCGGAAAGCCAGTAGGAGTAGTAATCACGACGCTTGGTTTGGCTTACACCTTGAATCCGATAATTCTCGATACGACAGGACTTGGGTTCTCAGGTCAAGCCTACTTGGTTGACAAAAACAAGGTAATGCTCACGCCGTCGCGTTTCATGAACCACCCAAAGCCACTGACTCATACAATGGATTCGCGGGGGATTCAACTTGCCCTCCAGGGTTCAAGCGGCGTGGAATTATATCACGATTTTGAAGGTCGCGATGTCATCGGAGCTTGGGACTTTTTACCGAATGAACAATGGGCTCTGATCACTGAGATTGACGCAAATGAAGCGTTTGCGTCATTACAAATGTTACGCAGAAACGCAATGCTGGTAGCGATCGGCACACTTGGGTTGATTCTCATCGTTGTTGCGTTTATCTCGCGTACATTAAGCAAGCCAATCAGGGAATTGGCAAACGCAAGCTCTGCAGTTTCAAAGGGTGATTTGGGCAGGAGAGTCGCCATCCAGTTGAATGACGAGCTGGGCGACTTAGCTGCAAGTTTCAATCAGATGGTTCAGTCGCTGAAGGATTCACAAAAACAGCTTGTTCAATCCGAACGGCTCGCTGCAATCGGCGAGCTGGTTGCCAGCGTCGTCCACGAGATCCGAAATCCGCTTTCTGCCATTAAAATGAACTTGCGGATATTAGAGACAAAGGATCTTCAAGGCGAACTGGTTCATTCAGAGCATTTCCAATTGGCGAAGAGTCAAACGGAGCGCATTGAAACCATGCTGACGGAGCTTTTAGATTATTCAAAAACAATCACAATCCAGAAACGCAATGTGACCGTTCTGGAGCTATTTAACCGAGTATCAAGAGATTTTTCAACGCTACTCGATGAGCGCAATGCAGTACTGCATGCCAGACATCAGAATCCTCTAGATGTTGTGAGCGTTGACGACGAGCGGTTCATGCAAGTATTCTGGAATCTCATCACTAATTCCCTTCAAGCGATTGACGCCTCGGGCCGGTCGGATGGAAAGATTGAACTGATTTCAGAGTCAAGTCCTCATGCTACAGTTCTATCCATCAAAGACAACGGCATGGGTCTTCAAGAAGAGAGCGTGAAACACGTATTCGAGCCGTTCTTTACAACAAGGAAGAATGGTACGGGACTGGGGTTAGCCATCGCCAAAAAGATTGTCGATGCGCATGAGGGACATATCACATTCAGGAGCCGGATGAACGAAGGTTCCGAAATTAGCATTTCACTGCCACGGTCAACGTAGTATGGAAAAAATCCTCATTATTGATGACGATGACGCCATTCGCCGAACAATGGAACTTCATTTGGCGGACAAGGGCTTCCGGGTATTCTGCGGAGACTCTCTCAGATCAGGCAAGGATCTCTGGAACCGCCATAATCCTGAAATTGTTCTATTAGATCTAAAACTGCCAGACGGCGAGGGCACTTCACTTCTGAAAGAGCAAATGGAAGCAGGTAGCGAAGCGATCGTGTTGATGATCACGGGCCATCAAGACATGGAATATGCTATCCATGCGATGAAGCACGGAGCCTTTAACTATCTTCACAAGCCTTTGAACATTGACGAACTGGATTTGTCACTTGAAGATGCGGTCAGAGAGCTTCGCGTAAGTCGAAAAACTATCGCGATAAATCAACATGAGAACGAGTTCAACGCAGGACGAATAGCTGGAGTTAGTGCGTCCATCCTCAATACTCACAAGCAAATTGGGATGGCGGCTAAATCAAAGGTTAATGTTCTCATTTCCGGCGAAAGCGGGACGGGCAAGGAACTTGTTGCAAGAGCTATTCATTATAACTCAACACCGGATGAACCATTCGTTGC from bacterium includes:
- a CDS encoding sensor histidine kinase produces the protein MAVFGKIGKRLLSWFVLVALIPLLFMGYQGYYFARLAVKKEAYLHIQAISQQKKSQIEQWFAERRADTEVLSANPSIVEACQLGAISADNRRSLERLLDSYKAQSQAYEFICVYSISGTMLACTKHTDETLAEMHDFVLEAMNSSQPLTSPIHLHNEFGLTIHLSGRVTNEFGKPVGVVITTLGLAYTLNPIILDTTGLGFSGQAYLVDKNKVMLTPSRFMNHPKPLTHTMDSRGIQLALQGSSGVELYHDFEGRDVIGAWDFLPNEQWALITEIDANEAFASLQMLRRNAMLVAIGTLGLILIVVAFISRTLSKPIRELANASSAVSKGDLGRRVAIQLNDELGDLAASFNQMVQSLKDSQKQLVQSERLAAIGELVASVVHEIRNPLSAIKMNLRILETKDLQGELVHSEHFQLAKSQTERIETMLTELLDYSKTITIQKRNVTVLELFNRVSRDFSTLLDERNAVLHARHQNPLDVVSVDDERFMQVFWNLITNSLQAIDASGRSDGKIELISESSPHATVLSIKDNGMGLQEESVKHVFEPFFTTRKNGTGLGLAIAKKIVDAHEGHITFRSRMNEGSEISISLPRST